The region AGGTTCACCCGTTCCCCGGCGTCGTAGATATCGTAGAGACGCCGGACGGAGGCGATCGTCTCGTGGACGCCTTCGATAGGAAAGTACCGGTCGGACGCCGCCGCGCCGATGCAGACCGGCCGGGGTGCCATCGCGGCCACGAGGTCGGCGTCGTCGATTCCCTCGGCGACGCTGCCGGTAATCGCCTGTTCGGCGTGGGTTCGTCCCCCCGTTTTCAGCCGCTCGTAGCGGTGCGAAATCGAACAGCAGGGGACGGCGACGTCGATTCGCTCGTCCAGAAGCGAGAGGTACAAGGTCTGTATGCCTCCGCCAGAGGTGCCCGCGACGCCGAGTCGGTCGTCGTCCACGTCGTCGCGACTGTGGAGGTAATCGAGCGCACATCGGTCGTCGTTTATCATGTATCGCGCGAGGTTCGCCCCCGCGTAGAAGCACTTCTGGCCCGCGTAGCTGTGGGGAAACGTCCCGCCGCCGCCGCTCACGGCCGTTCCCTCTATCTCCACGTCGCGGTACTGCTTGCGTTCCCCCTGTCCTATCGGGTCGATGATGAGGACGACGAACCCGTGTAGCGCCAGTTCGATACACGCCTTCTGGTTCAACGGGTCGGATTTCGGCGGCTCGGCGTGGCCGCAGAGAAAGAGAATTCCCGGATGCGGCCCGTCGCCGTCGGGGACGTAACAGTTCGCGGTCACGTGGAAGTCGGGACGACTTTTGAAGGTGAGCAGTTCGACCGAGTACCCGTCTCCCCGACGGCGGCCGGTCGTCTCGACCGACAGGTCGTCGGGTCGCTCTGGGACGCCGCCGATACGCGAACGGAGCGTCGAGCGCACGCGCTCGCGGTGTGCTTCGAAGTCCTCTCGTGAATCGACGGCGGCCGTTCGGCCCCGTCCCTTCGAGCGGAGGTCGTCCGCACGCTGCAGTAAATACCGGGAGAGCTGGTTTTCGACGTCGAAATACCCGTCCACGGCGTCGCCGAATCCGTCCATACTACCCGTCGGTAATCAGTCAGTACACAATAAGGATTTCCCGTCCGCCCGTCATCGGCGTGTTCGAGAACTAGTTCGGGGGTGCGGAGTACGAAATCGTGACCGAGAGTCCGTCGGTGGCGTTGACCGACATCATCACGTCGGAGACGCGCGTGTAGTATTCGCTAGTGTGTTTCCCGGTCCGTCGAATACTGATGGTTTCCTCCAGCAGTCCGGCGTCGGTGAGGCAGTCGAGTTTCCGATACGTGGACGAGAGGGGGATGTCACAGAGTTCGGAAATTTCCTTCGTCGACAGAACCTCCTCGCCGGTCACGTCGAGGATGGCACGGCAGTCGGCGTCGTTTATCGTATCGAGAATCGCCTGTACCTCGGCGGCATCGGTGACGACCGTCGAATCGGTTGCGTATCCCTGTCGTACCTGCGTTCCGACCGCCGCCATAGATGATTGGCTCATATACTATTGGATGGCCGCTATCGAAACCAGTCTGCACCACTCATATCGGGGGTAGTTTATATACTCCTGCCGAATATCGGTGCGAGACGGTTCGAGAAGCGAACCGAACGGCACACCGTGTCACAGCACGTCTTCGAAAATCTTCGACTGTGCCGCGACCAGATGTTCGGTAAACGTCGATTGGGTGATACCGAGTTCCGCCGCGATTTCCGTCGCGTTCGCCCGTTTCGGTCGCTCGAAATACCCCTTCTCGTAGGCGGCTTGTAACACCTCCAGCTGTCTGTCCGTGAGTTTCCCTCGGTTTACGAACACCCGCTCTTCCGGCGTTCCTTCCAGCGGCGGTTGGAGTAACTGCTGCACGTCGACCGACGTGTACCGCTCCCGGAACTCCGCCATCACGTCCTGTAGCTGGCGGAAATCCTCCGCGTGGAACACGAGCGTCAGTACACCCTCCGCTGCGGTGTATCGGTGGACGGGACAGCCGAACTGACCGAGACACTCGCACGGACAGCACACGTCTCCATCGTGCGCGATTCGATACAGGTTCGATGACCCGTACGAGAACACTGGCTCCCTGTCTACGTCGTCCGGGAGGTCGTCCACAGCGGCGAAAAACTCGGTGACGCTCCCCGTCGAATTCGGTAGGGCGACGCTCGACGAGACGTGATTGATAGTCGTGTCCGCTGTCTCCGAGAACTGGGCGAGCGGACACTCACCCGGAGAATCGAATTTCACCGTCGCTCGTATCCCGGACGCCATCGTACCACTCCTGTCTTTCCCTCCGCGCACCTTTAGCGTACTGGTGGTGACGCACGCAGGAACCCCTGCCGTCCGTCGGCGTGGCGGTTCGACGGGTGTGTTCTCACGCCCTTGGAAATAGAGGACGTCATTTATCCCCAAACGACGTACTACAAACTAACGATGAGCAGGACCGAGAACTACACCTTCGTCTGTCCGGAGTGCGCTAGGTCAACCACGGTCGACTCCGCTATGAAGGACGCCCTTCTCGACCACGGATGCGCGGTCTGTGGGAGCGTCGTCTCGTCCGACGTGTTCACGCCCGTCTGAGCCGTTGGCCAGCACGTACCGATTGTGGTAGGGGTGGCCTATCGCAGTGGGAATAGTTTAAGGCAGAACGCGCGGTCGGTAAACGTACTGACCATGACACTCGCCCACGAAACTGAGATGACGGAGTCGGAAATCGACGATTTCCTCGGTGAGCACGAGACTGGCGTCTTATCTCTCGCTCAGGGCGAACAGCCGTATTCGATTCCCATCTCGTATGGGTACGACGCCAGTGAACGGACGTTCTTCATGCGACTCGTTTCGACGCCAGAGAGCGAGAAGCGACGCTTCCTCGCGTCCTCACCGCATGCCCGCCTCGTCGTGTACGATGAGACGGGCGACAAAACGACGTACAGAAGCGCCGTCGCCGTCGGACTGCTCGAAGAGATTCCCCCCGAAGAACTGACCGTCGAACACATCGAACAGTACGGTGCGGCAAAGCGTCCCCTCTTCGAAATCTGGGGCAAGTCGAAACAGAACCTCGACATCCAACTCTACGAATTCGAACCGACCACGTTGAGCGGCCGTCGAACGGAAATCGACCGCGAAGAGAACGAATAACGACCGTCGGGACCGAGAGCGTCGAAAAGACGAGCGAACGGTCGGGTTCCTAACACGGAGCGAAATTGTCCGGACTGACGGTCGCCCCACACACGGGACACCCGTGCGTGAGGGTCGCCTCGCGCATCGGCCCGTTGATTTCGATCTGTTGCCCACACTCCGAGCAGGTGAATTCGTATTCGTTCATTGGGTATCGGTTCCTTCGTTGTGGAGACAGTTGCTAGTGATGCAATGTATCCGCCCTTATATAGATAGTTGCTAGCGCCGGAGTAATGAGTTTCCCCTCGACATATGGGGGAGTTTAAACGGGGAGGGGGCGACCGACTTTGCGGCGCATGATACACTCTATTCCACTATATGAATATCGAGTGTCATTCAGAGATATGTGGGAAGGAATATCCATTTACACATACTAGTCAGAATTAAGTATATTTTATGGTGAGGGGCACTTAACGGGTCAATTGAGCGGTGATAAACTCGTTTAGAAATCATTGTCTGACTACCTTTCCAGACATCTATATTATTATTGGGTGAATTTTAGAACGAACGAAGATCCGTCAGTTTATTTTTCCCGTACCCAATCGTGTTGGTTCTAACCCGGCAACTCTCAGCGCCCCTCCGAGTACCCGGCTGCGCTCCGCGGCGGCTGTATCCGTCGCGTTCCCTTCCCAGTAGAAGCCGCCGTGCTCGCGGTCGAGACAGCGGGGTACCAGAAATCGAGAACGGTACCGGTCATGATTCGTCGCAACTCGGGTAGAGATGCCTCTGCCAACGAGGTAAACTACCCGCTCGTACGAGAGGTAGCTCTCGATGAAAGTATATAAATCCTTCCCGTCGCTCGGGCGATTCCGACGCTCGAAGCGATTGCCGATAATCACAGTCTACCGCGTCGTGTTTCCGTGGTTCGCTTGCGACCGAACTGGTGACCTACACGGCGGCAAAAGTCATTTGAATGGCAAGCAACAGTCGAATCCCGTTTTCGGCTTCAGTTACGGAACTACTCCATCCAGTCGAGGTACGTCGTGTTGACCTCGATGACGCCCGCGACGTTCCGAATCTCCTGTGGGATGTCCTCGGAGAAGGTCTCGTCGTCGATTCGGTCCACGGGACCGCTGACGCTGATCGCGCCGAGGAGCTCGTCCATCTCGGTCACCAGCGCGGTTGCGACGCAGCGGACCCCCTCGAACTGCTCTTCGTCGTCGAAGGCGATGCCACGGGACCGGATATCGTCTATTTCTGCGCGGAGCGAGGATTCATCGACGATAGTGTTGTCCGTGTGTCTGGGTAATGCTCCCCATTCGAGGGCGTCGTCGATACGCTCGTCGTCCATCGCCGCGAGCATCGCCTTTCCGGCGGCCGTGCTATGGAGGTCCTCTTGGGTCCCGAGGTGGGTTCGTATCCCCGAGCGGTCGTGATGAGTGGACTGGTAGAGCGTGACTCCGTAACCGCCCCGTTCGACGACCAGACGGGCCGTTTCGTCCGTCGTCTTCGCGAGTCTATCGACCCCTTCCTTGCCGATTTGAAAGACCTTCTCCCGCTCGCGCACTTCCCCGCCATACGTCAGGGGCCGAAGACCGAGTTGATACTTCCCGTTGCATCGCTCGACGAAATCGTGTTCGAGGAGCGTCGCGAGGTAGTGGTGTATCGACCCCTTCGAGAGTCCCACGTCGTCGCTCAGTTCGGTAACGCCCATCGGCTCGTTCGCTTCCAGCGCCTCCAGAATCCGAAACGCGTTCCCCACCGATTTGATGGTCTTGCTCCCGTGACCGTTTCGCGCCATGACCTTACCTGTATCCCGTCGATATATGAATGTATCCCTCAATTTGATGGTGTCAAACACCGTCCGTCACTCCGTCCGTCACTCGTTGTCGGCGTAGATGCGCTCGACGAGGCGTTGGACGGCGAGCGCTTGCTCGACCGTGTTGATGTCCGGTGTGTCGTTCGCCGCAACGGCGTCGAGGAACGCCCGTATCTGCTCCCGGTACGGGTTGTTCCGGTTCGCGGTGACGGACGTGTCGAGGTAGTGGTCCACACCCCCGCTCCGGGTCTCGAAGAATTCGAGCGTCTGGTCCACCTCGCCGTCCGTGTTGGGGATGTCCGTGATGTCCAAGAGCGCCCCGGCCTCCGTGCCGTGGATTTGATACGCGTGTACGGAATCGGCGTTGACCGCCCACGCGGTTTCCATCGTCGCCGTCCTGTCGCCTTCGAACTCCAGGAACGCCGACGCCGAATCTTCCACGTCGAACATGTTTGCGTCGTCGTCCTCGCCCCACATGTCGAGGTACGCGTAGGACTCCTGATTGCCGAAATCTCGTCGCGTGGTCGAAGCGACGTCGGCCACGGTCGGTTCGTCGAGGAAGTAAAAGAGCAGGTCTATCACGTGGATACCGATATCGATGAGCGCGCCGCCGCCCGCCAGTTCCTTCGAGGTGTACCACGACCCGCGGCCGGGGACGCCGCGGCGGCGCATGTACGCCGACTGAACGTGCGTTATCTCCCCGAAAAATCCCCTGTCGATGTACCATTTGAGTATCTTGCAGACGTTCAGAAATCGGCTCTGAAAGCCGACCATGCAGGTTTGGCCCGTCTCGGCCGCGGTGTCAGCGATGCGTTCCGCGGACGCCAACGTGTGGGCTAACGGTTTCTCCATGAACACGTCGATACCCCGCTTCATCGCGGCCGTCGCGACCGGTTCGTGGAACTTGTTCGGCGTGGTGATGACGACGGCGTTCAGGTCCTCCTCGAACAGTTCGGTCGGACTCTCGAAGTGGGCACTCCCGAACCGCCGCTCGAACCGATTTCGAGCGTCCGGACTCGCGTCCGAACCGTACACTCGCTGGTCGAAATCGACGAGCGTCTGTGCACGGTTCAACCCGTGCGTTCCGAGACCGACGACCCCGACGTCGAGCGTTTGGTCGTTACGCATGCCCATGGCTCTGGCGGCAACGATATTCAGTTTTCCCTGTCGCCTCCGCCGAGACCGACCGCTATCCGACGGCCGACCCGACGGTGTGCGTTTCGATACGATTTCCGAGAAAGCAACTGTTTTCACCCGCCCGTTCGAGTGGTACGAGTATGGCACGACCAGCCGTGCAATTGTACTCGCTCCGTACCGTAGACGAACCCCTCGCGAAACTGATTACCCGTGCGGGGGACGCCGGATTCGAGGGCGTCGAATTCGCGAACCGAATCACCGACACCGACGCCGACGCCGTGAAAGCGGCGCTCGACGACGGCGGAATCGAATCCGTCGCCGCGCACGTCGGTATCGACGAACTGGAGGACGACCTCGACGAGACGGTCTCGTTCTATCGCTCGTTCGGCTGTGACCGGCTCGTCGTTCCGTGGCTCGACCCGGAGCACTTCGAGAGCGAAGCGGCCATCGACGAAACCGCGGAGCGACTCACGTCGCTCGCGCGGGCGGTCGCGGAACACGACGTCGAACTGGGCTACCACAACCACGACCACGAGTTCGAGACGGTCGGAGGCCGCCCCGCGTTCGAACGGTTCGCGGAGGCGTCCGGGGACGCGCTCGAACTCGAAGTTGACCTCGGCTGGGCGACGGCGGCGGGCGCGGACCCGACGGCGTTCCTCGAACGCTGGAGCGACAGGATTCCGCTCGTTCACGTCTCCGACGCCGACGAGACGCGCTCGCCGACGGAGGTCGGGGACGGCGTGCTGGACGTCCCGGCCTGTGCGAGCGCCGTCCGCGATGCCGGTGTCGAGTGGGCGATTTACGAACACGACGAACCCGAAGCTCCGTTGGAATCGCTCTCCCACGGAGGCGGCGTTTTGGGACGGTTCTAACGACCGGCGAAAAAGGCCCCGAATTCACGTTTTCCCGTTGCTCCGGTTCCCGACCGCATCGTTCACTCCATCGTGATCGTGACGAGTCCGCCGAAGTTGAGTATCACTTGCTGTGCGAAATCGCCGAAGAGCGCCTTTCCCGTCGGAGAGCGCCCCGTTCCGACGACGAAGGCGTGGTCGCAGTCGTATTTCTCACCCGCCTCAACGACGCGGGACCCGCGTTCCTTGTCCCCGACGACGGCGGCGACGGTCGTGAACTCGACGCCCATCCCGTCGAGGACACCGGCGGCGAACGCCGCGGCGTCGTCGGCCGCCGCCTCCGTGACGGCACCGGTGTCGTAGCTCACGTTCTCGACTTTCCCGACCGATTCAAGCGTCTCGACGCCCTTTTCGTACTCCGATTCGTCGAGGAAGGTCAGTACCACGAGTTTCGCGTCGGCCGCGGCGGCCCACTGCCCGGCCTCACGGAGAAGTGTTTCGTGCGCTTCCGTCTCGTCGATGGCTATCACTCCACGTTTCATACCCACGGTAGGCGAATCGACCACTATAAAATAACGGGGTAGTGGCAACGAACGAATCCGGTGAGACGGAAAACGGGGCGCAACAGGGGAAACCACTATGATACCGCTCTCCCACTGAGTACATGTCTCAATGAGTGAGCACACCGTCGCGATAGTCGGGACTGGGCCAGACCCATCCAACCCGACCGTCAAAGGATTCGCTATGGGGTATCGACACGCGGAAGCGTACACGAACCACGACGACTGCCGCCTCGTCGGCTGTGCGGATATCGTCCCGGAGAACGCCGTAGCCTTCGCCGACGCGTTCGACATTCCGGACGACGGTATCTTCGAATCGTACGAGAAGATGCTCGACGCGCTGGAACCGGACATCGTAAGCGTCACCGTTCCACCCGCAATACACGCCGATATCGTCGTCGGCTGTGCTCGGCGCGACGTCGAAGCGATTCACTGCGAGAAACCGATGGCGACCGAATGGGCGGACGCCAGACGGATGGTACAGGAGTGTCACCGTCGAGATGTCCAACTGACGTTCAACCGACAGCGGCGCTTCGGCCGTCCGTTCACGGAGGCCAAACGGCTGCTCGATGCGGGAGAAATCGGCGAGCTTCGTCGTGTCGAAATCGGCTGGGGCGACTTCTACGACACCGGCGCGCACACCGTCGACCTCGCCGGAATGTTCAACGACGACCGACCGGCCGAGTGGGTCATCGCGGGGTTGGACTACCGGGACGAGGACGTTCGGTTCGGCGTGCATCAGGAGAACCAGATGTGGGCGCAGTGGCGCTACACGAACGGCGTGTACGGCATGGCTTCCACCGAACCCGAGGCGGAATTCGTCGGCGCGGCGCTCCTTCTCCGCGGAACGGAGGGCATCATCAGAATCGACGCGACCGACGGTCCGATGCTCGAACTCGAACGGGGCGGGACCAAAACGGAAATCGACGTCGGCGGCGAAACGATGCACCACACGGGAGCGGAGGAGGGACGATACGGCTCCGAGTTCCACGACCGTGCGGTCGCAGAAATCGTCGATTCGCTCGAAACGGGTGCGGAATCTACCATCAGCGGCCGCATCGGACTCAACACGACCGAGATACTGTTCGCGGGCTACGAATCGGTACGCCGTCGCGGACGGGTGGACTTACCTCTCGACATCGATGACAACCCGCTCACATCGATGGTGGATTCGGGTGCTATCGTCCCCGAACCAGCTCCCGAGGAAGCCGAACAGTAGACGGAGAACTGTCTTTTCGCGTCGTTCGACGCCGTTCGACTGGTTTTCCGGTGGCGGAATCGAAAACGGGTTGCGGAAACGGGTACAGCGCTCGAATCAGTCCATCTCGACGCCGCCGCTCGTCGAACCGGGGTCGGACTCGGGTTCCACGCCGTCGAGTGGCTCGCTGTTCCAGTACTCGTGTCGCTCGTCGGCCCGGAAACACGCCGCTTCCGACGATTCATCGACCGAAATCGGGTCGGGCGTCTCGCGCGTACAGACTTCCCGCGCCTTCGGACAGCGCGTGTGGAACCGACAGCCCGAGGGCGGGTTTATCGGGTCTGGAACGTCGATCTTCCGCATCGGGAAGTCGCTCGTGACGGACATGTTCATACCGAGGTTCGGCGTCGCCCAGCGGAGCACCTCGGTGTACGGGTGCTGTGGGTTCTGGATGAGTCGCTCGGCGGGACCGAGCTCTGCGAGCTTCCCGAGGTACATCACGCCGATTCTCCCCCCGCCGTGTTCGGTGAAGTAGCGGGCGTTCGAGAGGTCGTGCGAGATGAACACGTAGGACGTGTCGAACACGTCCTGCAGTTCGAGCATGAGGTCCATCATCTCGACGCGCAACGAGACGTCCAGCGCGCTGATGGCCTCGTCCGCCAGAATCACGTCCGGGTTCATCAACAGCGCGCGGCTGAGGACGACGCGCTGTTTCTCCCCGCCCGACAGTTGATGGGGGTAGCGCTCGGCGAAGTCCGGTGCCGGACTCATGCCAACTCTGTCGAGCAGCGAGTAGATTCGCTCCCGTCGCTCGCCGGTGCTGAGACCGGGACTGACCTGCCGGAGCGGTTCGGAGAGGATGGACACGATGCGACGGTTGGGATTCAGCGAACTCCCCGGGTCTTGGTGGATTATCTGTAGCGACCGGCGCACGTCGCTCCACGCGATGTCCGCGTCGCTGTTTCCGTCCCGGATATCCCAGATGTCGTGGCCCTTGTACTCGACGCTCCCGGCGGTCGGCCGTTGGAGTCCGATGGCCGTCTTGCCGAGCGTCGTCTTTCCGCACCCGGACTCGCCGACGAGCGAAATGACGTCGTTTTCCTCGATGTCGATGGTGACTCCATCGACGGCGCGGACAGTCTGTGCCTCCCCGTCGAAATCGAGGAGTCCGGGCTCGTTCTCGAAGTGGACCTCCACGTTCTTCAGTGAGAGGAGCGGCGCGTCGCTCACCGGTCCTCACCTCCCGGCCGTTCGGACGGATGTTCCAATAGGTCTTCGTAGTTCAACGCTATTTCCTCCCGTGCTTCCTCCCAGTGGAAACACGCGGCCGCGTGGTTCGGCGACGGCGTTTCGAACGCTGGG is a window of Haladaptatus paucihalophilus DX253 DNA encoding:
- a CDS encoding winged helix-turn-helix domain-containing protein — translated: MSQSSMAAVGTQVRQGYATDSTVVTDAAEVQAILDTINDADCRAILDVTGEEVLSTKEISELCDIPLSSTYRKLDCLTDAGLLEETISIRRTGKHTSEYYTRVSDVMMSVNATDGLSVTISYSAPPN
- a CDS encoding DNA-binding protein, with protein sequence MASGIRATVKFDSPGECPLAQFSETADTTINHVSSSVALPNSTGSVTEFFAAVDDLPDDVDREPVFSYGSSNLYRIAHDGDVCCPCECLGQFGCPVHRYTAAEGVLTLVFHAEDFRQLQDVMAEFRERYTSVDVQQLLQPPLEGTPEERVFVNRGKLTDRQLEVLQAAYEKGYFERPKRANATEIAAELGITQSTFTEHLVAAQSKIFEDVL
- a CDS encoding DUF7560 family zinc ribbon protein translates to MSRTENYTFVCPECARSTTVDSAMKDALLDHGCAVCGSVVSSDVFTPV
- a CDS encoding pyridoxamine 5'-phosphate oxidase family protein, coding for MTLAHETEMTESEIDDFLGEHETGVLSLAQGEQPYSIPISYGYDASERTFFMRLVSTPESEKRRFLASSPHARLVVYDETGDKTTYRSAVAVGLLEEIPPEELTVEHIEQYGAAKRPLFEIWGKSKQNLDIQLYEFEPTTLSGRRTEIDREENE
- a CDS encoding DUF7560 family zinc ribbon protein; translated protein: MNEYEFTCSECGQQIEINGPMREATLTHGCPVCGATVSPDNFAPC
- a CDS encoding IclR family transcriptional regulator; its protein translation is MARNGHGSKTIKSVGNAFRILEALEANEPMGVTELSDDVGLSKGSIHHYLATLLEHDFVERCNGKYQLGLRPLTYGGEVREREKVFQIGKEGVDRLAKTTDETARLVVERGGYGVTLYQSTHHDRSGIRTHLGTQEDLHSTAAGKAMLAAMDDERIDDALEWGALPRHTDNTIVDESSLRAEIDDIRSRGIAFDDEEQFEGVRCVATALVTEMDELLGAISVSGPVDRIDDETFSEDIPQEIRNVAGVIEVNTTYLDWME
- a CDS encoding Gfo/Idh/MocA family protein; its protein translation is MGMRNDQTLDVGVVGLGTHGLNRAQTLVDFDQRVYGSDASPDARNRFERRFGSAHFESPTELFEEDLNAVVITTPNKFHEPVATAAMKRGIDVFMEKPLAHTLASAERIADTAAETGQTCMVGFQSRFLNVCKILKWYIDRGFFGEITHVQSAYMRRRGVPGRGSWYTSKELAGGGALIDIGIHVIDLLFYFLDEPTVADVASTTRRDFGNQESYAYLDMWGEDDDANMFDVEDSASAFLEFEGDRTATMETAWAVNADSVHAYQIHGTEAGALLDITDIPNTDGEVDQTLEFFETRSGGVDHYLDTSVTANRNNPYREQIRAFLDAVAANDTPDINTVEQALAVQRLVERIYADNE
- a CDS encoding sugar phosphate isomerase/epimerase family protein, with the protein product MARPAVQLYSLRTVDEPLAKLITRAGDAGFEGVEFANRITDTDADAVKAALDDGGIESVAAHVGIDELEDDLDETVSFYRSFGCDRLVVPWLDPEHFESEAAIDETAERLTSLARAVAEHDVELGYHNHDHEFETVGGRPAFERFAEASGDALELEVDLGWATAAGADPTAFLERWSDRIPLVHVSDADETRSPTEVGDGVLDVPACASAVRDAGVEWAIYEHDEPEAPLESLSHGGGVLGRF
- a CDS encoding universal stress protein — its product is MKRGVIAIDETEAHETLLREAGQWAAAADAKLVVLTFLDESEYEKGVETLESVGKVENVSYDTGAVTEAAADDAAAFAAGVLDGMGVEFTTVAAVVGDKERGSRVVEAGEKYDCDHAFVVGTGRSPTGKALFGDFAQQVILNFGGLVTITME
- a CDS encoding Gfo/Idh/MocA family protein — protein: MSEHTVAIVGTGPDPSNPTVKGFAMGYRHAEAYTNHDDCRLVGCADIVPENAVAFADAFDIPDDGIFESYEKMLDALEPDIVSVTVPPAIHADIVVGCARRDVEAIHCEKPMATEWADARRMVQECHRRDVQLTFNRQRRFGRPFTEAKRLLDAGEIGELRRVEIGWGDFYDTGAHTVDLAGMFNDDRPAEWVIAGLDYRDEDVRFGVHQENQMWAQWRYTNGVYGMASTEPEAEFVGAALLLRGTEGIIRIDATDGPMLELERGGTKTEIDVGGETMHHTGAEEGRYGSEFHDRAVAEIVDSLETGAESTISGRIGLNTTEILFAGYESVRRRGRVDLPLDIDDNPLTSMVDSGAIVPEPAPEEAEQ
- a CDS encoding oligopeptide/dipeptide ABC transporter ATP-binding protein, translating into MSDAPLLSLKNVEVHFENEPGLLDFDGEAQTVRAVDGVTIDIEENDVISLVGESGCGKTTLGKTAIGLQRPTAGSVEYKGHDIWDIRDGNSDADIAWSDVRRSLQIIHQDPGSSLNPNRRIVSILSEPLRQVSPGLSTGERRERIYSLLDRVGMSPAPDFAERYPHQLSGGEKQRVVLSRALLMNPDVILADEAISALDVSLRVEMMDLMLELQDVFDTSYVFISHDLSNARYFTEHGGGRIGVMYLGKLAELGPAERLIQNPQHPYTEVLRWATPNLGMNMSVTSDFPMRKIDVPDPINPPSGCRFHTRCPKAREVCTRETPDPISVDESSEAACFRADERHEYWNSEPLDGVEPESDPGSTSGGVEMD